A region of Marmota flaviventris isolate mMarFla1 chromosome 11, mMarFla1.hap1, whole genome shotgun sequence DNA encodes the following proteins:
- the Gpbar1 gene encoding G-protein coupled bile acid receptor 1 — MTPNSTGEVAIPIPMVAMGLSLTLASLIVAANLLLALGIARDHRLRSPPAGCFFLSLLLAGMLTGLALPTLPVLWNQSRRGYWSCLLLYLAPNFSFLSLLANLLLVHGERYRAVLQPLQPQGSTRLALLLTWTGPLLFASLPALGWNHWSPNANCSSQAVFPAPYLYIEIFGLLLPAVGAAALLSARVLVTAHRQLQDIRRLERAVCRDAPSALARTLTWRQAKAQAGATLLFGLCWGPYVATLLLSVLAYEQRPPLGPGTLLSLLSLGSASAAAVPVAMGLGDQRYTAPWRAATQRWLRVLWGRTSRDSPGPSMAYHTSSQSIIDLDLN; from the coding sequence ATGACACCCAACAGCACTGGGGAGGTGGCCATCCCCATCCCTATGGTGGCTATGGGGCTCTCCCTGACCCTGGCAAGCCTCATTGTGGCCGCCAACCTTCTTCTGGCACTGGGCATCGCTCGAGACCACCGCCTGCGCAGCCCCCCTGCTGGCTGCTTCTTCCTGAGCCTGCTGCTGGCTGGGATGCTCACAGGGCTGGCACTGCCCACGCTGCCAGTGCTGTGGAACCAAAGCCGCAGGGGTTATtggtcctgcctcctcctctaCTTGGCTcccaacttctccttcctctctctgctggCCAATCTGCTGCTGGTACATGGAGAGCGCTACAGGGCAGTGCTGCAGCCACTCCAGCCCCAAGGGAGCACTCGGCTGGCCCTGCTCCTCACATGGACTGGTCCCCTGCTCTTTGCCAGTCTGCCGGCTCTGGGGTGGAACCACTGGAGCCCCAACGCCAACTGTAGCTCCCAGGCTGTGTTCCCAGCTCCCTACCTCTACATTGAAATCTTTGGGCTCCTGCTGCCTGCTGTGGGGGCTGCTGCCCTTCTCTCTGCCCGAGTATTGGTCACTGCCCACCGCCAGCTACAGGACATCCGCCGGCTAGAACGGGCAGTGTGTCGCGATGCACCCTCTGCCCTGGCCCGCACCCTCACCTGGAGGCAGGCCAAGGCACAAGCTGGAGCCACACTGCTATTTGGGCTATGCTGGGGACCCTATGTGGCCACCTTGCTCCTGTCGGTCCTGGCCTATGAGCAGCGCCCACCACTGGGGCCTGGAACTCTGTTATCCCTCCTCTCACTGGGCAGTGCCAGTGCAGCAGCTGTGCCTGTGGCCATGGGTCTGGGTGATCAGCGCTACACAGCCCCCTGGAGGGCAGCCACGCAAAGGTGGCTACGGGTGCTGTGGGGAAGAACCTCCAGG